The DNA segment AATCACTACAATCACAATCAAAATCTACGCTACATCTCCATAATTTAAGgtacatttaaaatatattttcaagtgtttaatttaaaaaataagtcatttttaaaaaaaaattagaatcttTGATCACCACTCAAAATACCTTTTGAATAatagtttcaatatttttttctaaaaaatgtttaaataaaaatgaatttaaaattttttttttttttttcaaatcaattcAAATGGACCTTTAGAATTTAGGGATTTCTACCTAAAATGTCTTAAGAAtagttacatatatatatatatatttatttatttatttatttatgtatttatgtACTTCTCTCTCCTCCATGCATACTTCTCTCGTCGTGCATATTCTCTCTTCTCCATGCATACTCTCTCTTATGCATATTCTCTCTCCCCATACATATGTTCTCTCTcccaataatatattttatatattctttCCCCGATAATTTACACTCATTTTTTCCTcttccctctcttttttttccttacccttcttctcttttctccttccaacGATGTGAGTTGTAGACGGTAGACGACGGTGTGGGGCGAATTGATGGCTCGATACGAGGTGACAAGAACGATTTGGGACAAATCAATGACGCAGACAACGAGGGACGAATCGACGATGACGGGTTGAGCAGATTTGGTCGACGGCATGGTAGGACAAGCAAATTCGATCGACAACGATGGGGAGAGAGATCCACGGCGGCCATAGCtagagaagaagagatgaagatggaggGTTATGTATTATAAACCCCCATATGAAGATTAactttattttttcatattttttatatataacgTGATGTACTTCTTTTAGCTTTTgtaagaaatttgatatatactgtgttatatgtatttgtttatttgatataaacaagtgttttttttttatttagacttattatattatgatatatatactgtggtgtaaatgaaatttatgaagatttatatactgtagtatatttcatatattggtttatactatgatttatgtcaaacattgaatgaatctctaatttataaattgtagtatattttatatattggttagaatattttcaaatgcctaacaaaatgttctaaggtatatttaaaataaccagtAAAAAAACCGCAATAAATTGATATGTACAAATAACAAAGGAATATATTACATTTACAAGTGAACAAACAATGGAATATTTCacataataacaaaaatcaacatgaaaaacaaaatggaaaataaaatcatatcaaatattattctctctctccaaatgaaaatggaaaaaaatatcaaatgcaTTTTATCTTTACAATTGAAAGAgggaaaaatcataataaatacattttttcttttcataataAATACATTATATGGTGATTTATATCAAAGCATTGAATttatatactgtgatatatttcatatattgattagaatattttcaaatttctaacGAAAGGTTCTgaggtatattttaaataaccagGAAACTgtataaaaaaacatgaaatcaatgaaaataggaaaaaaatcattaaatatattttctctctccaattaaattaaataaaaaaatttcaacaaataaatgcattttttcTCTCCATAATAAATATAGTTTCTCTCTCCACCAAGAAAGTTcttaaaataggaaaatatatataaaaattgaaaataataataataataaatggtaAACTTgtcaaaaataatattaaaaacctttcttgaaaaaattcaaatttaaaaatatttttaaaatataaagccTAAAGATCGttcttttatgtaaaaatcccTAAAATTTATTAACACTTTGATCTCTAGTCAATTTATCAATCTACTATGTAAAAAACATCCCATTAATGTAATCTAAATTGCTACATATTATAAATTGCACAGTACAAAATTTTAGCttagaaaaatacaaaatttaaattgttgTTACatttaacattaataaaataatttgttatattgttccaaaagaaaaaaaaaatgagactaaattgttaccatCGTTGCAAACTACATTCAAAGATTCTGTTAATTCCATTAAATTCATAGACCATGTGTTTTTTTAACCTACATTATATATACCTTTGGAAAGTTAATCTCAAAGAACCCATATTAATATCGAGTGATCAACAATCATATAAATGCCTTAATTTGTTCTCATTCTTTTTTTGTAGCTTTTGCCtctgctttttcttttttttttctttttttttttttagatgaaCTCAGGTGGGTAATGTATTTATAATGCGGCATCTAGACTgcagaaaatatataaattagagCCAAATAGCATTTCCTAAAAACTAATAAGATTGGAATAAACTTTTCGCAGAGTTGAATTTAAGTGTACAATATTTTCGGGAAGGGCTTCAAAAAGGCTTATCTATCAAATTTAGAGCCAAACTAAACTTGTCATGAGGATCCAGTGAGAATGAACGCGTGGAGGAGGCTTTGCGCTGCCTGTGTTTCATCGGGTGTTCCTGATATGACAATAAGCCGATCGCTAGTTATGGGATCGGGTTCGTGCACTATAACCTTTGCACCAGAGATCTGCATAAAAGACCAGAAGAAAACCGTAGAGATTTAACCATGCCAGTTCTACAGAATCAGTCGAAGTGAATGTATTCAAATTGAGCCTTCAAAAAGGAGAATTCTTTTAATCATATATGAATGAACATTCTGCAGTTGCTTAAAACATACAAAATAGAGATTTCAAAATGGTACATGGGAAGCCAGACCAAACGGATCTTTGGTCTGCTTGAATGTGTGCAAGCACTCACATTTTTGTTGGATAGTTGAGTGTACTAAATCTATGAACTACAAAGAATTTAGTCTATGTAGTTGATATTCCACAGGTCCTGTTAACTAAATTACGTCATAACATGTCAAATGGACTATAGGCATGTTTGGAAGTGACCCTTAAAtcgttaaaatcacttttgttatttttgaaATCACACCAAACATGCTTTTaatcattaaaaattaattttgatgatatgaaaattacaattaaaatgtataattatgaAGGATTAAAGACAtatttcaaacatttaaaaatgtatAACTATGAATGATTAAAGACGCATTTCAAAGTGATTTTGAACTTGAACAATTTTAAGATATCTGAACATGCACTCATTCAAATGAAGTGAAGaattgcacaaaataaaatatagccCAGAAAGAAGTTTGATTTTCTACAACAAGATTGTGCCAAATCAGTCCATGTTTATCAAATCAAACAATAAAGACTAAATAGGAGGCATTTGGGGCAAGGATTATccaagactataataaccatctCTTgttatagtaaatactatttcaaaactctcaaTTAGCTACGGTCAACAATATTTCAAAACCCTATTtactacagtatttactatttccttctcaaactaaaataatttacacctcaaacacatattaatataactcaaactaaaataatttacaccccaaacacaaattGTTATAACTTAACTATAATAATCtatgactataataaccaactccttGCCCCAAATTCTCCCGTAGAGAAACACGGAATGTTAACCCCAACATGGCCGAACTAGTCTTTAACAAAAAGGAGAGCCTTTTGGTTGGATAGAACAATTGGAGAGTTCTTACGTAGTACTCCAACCACCGATCATATTTCCAAAAGCTATGAAGCAAGCATTTGAAAGGGAAATTTTCTAGTACTGCAATAGTACATGATCCTCCTATTCAAGTTGACACATCACTGAATGTTGTACTATTTTATTCCACGAACTCCATCCACATCATTGTTAAATGCCTTTTTATGGCAAACAATGAATGGAGAGAAATTTTCCTCATTTCAAACCACTGGGTTAATGAACTATATTACTAGCTAAGGACGGTCGTTAATTCCAAATGGATCCTGTTGCCAATCTCTAAATGTTGTTCATCAGGGATTTTACACCCGATTCTATCTTAGGTAACTAAGAACCATAACCCAATATTAGTGAAGTTCGTCATTATATTATGAAACCCACACTTGAAGCATTGACTTTACCTGTCTTAGACGGGTTAAATTTGTGCCATTCTCTCCATACACTAAACTGATAACATCGTCAGGAACTACAATTTCGACCGTCGTGTTCGTCACTATAGCAGTTTTGCTCCCACTGCCAACATGAAAGAAAAAGTTAGAAGCCTTGATAAATAGAGATTATGGCAAGCAACACCAAATGCTCCTATGCCAATTACACCCCAAGTTTCAGAATAAACCCAGTCagcattaaaatatttcatggttcTCGCCTTTCGGCTTTCTCATGTTCATGGAAAATTGAGGATGCCAAGATAACATGCATAAACAAAACCAGCCAACTTGACAAATTTTCAATCCAACGAccatgtttttaaatttcaaagatATTCCAGCAGTCAAGATGCGTGTTACCAACCTGCCAAGTTGTACTCCGCTCCTATGGGATGGCAAACCCCTCCCAGCATCTGACATGACCCTAGAACTTACTCCAGATAACGACTGCAATCATGTACAAAGAAAACCAAAGGATCGGAATTGGCATAGGCAAACCGTTTTTCCCCCCGTTTGGAAGGGGGCAAGGGTGCAGTGTAAAGAGAATCTACCTGCGAGGCCCACAACCCAGGTGATGATGGACTGTCTAAACTGTGAGAAAGACCCAAGTCATCTGTACTTTGAGCTGTAGAATGTTGCATAAAACTACCGTGAGAAGTGCCAACCGGAGTGGTCCGAACTAGAGATGCAGGGTCCCTTACTCTTCCATATGGGCTGGTCTCAGGATATATAGAGGTACCAGCACCATTCCTTGTTCCAGAATTACTCAGGACACTAGAAAAAAGGTTATCCCGCAGTCGACCAGTTACATTGTATAAAGCATCTTGAACATTTGAAAACTCACCTGAAATCTGTCAGAAGTGAAATATGAAATAACAAGAAACCAATCATGCTTCATTGCAAAATTTAGCATAGCCTCCTTTGATCCATTACTAATGCATGAAAATGGGTAGTTGGGGGTCCCAACAAAGAATGGGGGAAAGCCAATGTTAGTCACAAGCTTATCTTAAAACTATTTAATCCAGAAGCACACTGTACATAGCAGAAGTGGGTCCACATCCCTAAGCCTTCCAACAGCAAAAATattgaaatgaaaaatatatcttAGTAATCAAAGCACAGAGTTACAAAATTCTCGTGCATTAGAATAATAAACAATGCACACATCTCTAACACATACGATAGGTCAACCCCACTGCCAACTGTATTTGTGCACCACGCCATGGATGCAGTAAATGGAAAGGACACAATTGAGTTCATACACAGAGCTCAAAAATGGTCAAGTTAGTGTGTGCACAAGTTAAATTAATTCCAGATAATAAAACTAATTGTGCTCCTTTAGAAGAGACTGATCAAGAGAGAAAAGAACATCTAATCGGTTTTGAATGAATTGGCAAAAAAGTtcagatttcattttattcgtTAACACTATGAAACATGTATCTAGTTTGAAAGTAAACTACAACAATCTCAAACTAAATTCCCACCGGTTCGACAACAAACAAATCATGTTCTTCTCCACCATGTGAAATTTGATGAATAATGATTACCAAGAGTAATATTCAAACACTACCATATAccaaaatcccaaaaatattgATACTGTTATGATTAGCCTTTTCAGTACCACAAGCCAGAGTAACTACAATTTTTACCGGAACATAACAAAGAAGGTTGTTCAGGCATTATGCATGCTAATATACTTGCAATCCACTCAGTCAAACATACTCCAGAATCACTCAACAACAATTAAAAAATTCTCAGTCCAAGCAAAGTAaggataaattaaaaaaataataataacaaaaacaaaaacagattTCAATGAAACACTACTAAGAGGATCTGAACATGGGCTGCCTGCGAGTGGAAGCTGGTGTGAAGTCCAAAGAAAGTAAGGATAGAAAGGGAATGACTATTTGGTAGCAGCAAAAACAAAATGTATTTTATTCTCACCTGTACTACTTCCTCATTCTCTGCAGCACACTTTGGGACCTGATCACTCGATATTATTCTTATGTTTGTCCCTGTAACTTTCCTGATCTCAGAGATTATAACACCTCCTTTTCCCAACACACAACCAACCTGATTTGATGGAACAACAAGCCGTGCCACAACAGTGGATCCCTTACTTGAGCTCATGTCTTGGCCCTTCTCAATTGCAACATCTACAGACCTAGAGAAAACAAGAACAACAGCTTTTTGTGCTGGCGAGTATCGGGAATCAATGTTCTTCCCAagatgaaacaaaaaaaaaaacaaaagaggtTAGTGTTGGTACATAGTAGTATGGATAAACAAAATCAGATGGATAAATGACTACACACAAGGATGTCACACCTCAGAAGCAGTAATACTAATCAGTCTCTCATCACAACCAGCTACTGATGGTCCAACACTTACAGTAGCACCGGATTCATTCTGAAGAGCTCTAACAATGGAACCACCCTTGCCAATCACACCCCCAATCATATCGTTGGCACAAAGAATCTTAAAAACAACTTCCTGCTGTGCAACATTCGTGTCTACTGGGGACAGCATATCAGCATCTATAGACAATGAATGGATTCCTGAAGCAAAAATGTTTGAACTACTTGGCAAAATGGGCAGAATTGAATTCCTTTGCAAAATATGATCCATGTGCAGATCGGGTAAGGTCTCATGGATGACTGCTTCAGCAGGTCTGCTTGCAACTGTTCTCATCTTGTCACTTGGAGGGCAGTCTTGAAGACGGCGTGATACAGCAAGAAGTGCTTTCTTGATAGCCAAAACATCTCCTTCTATCTGCCAGAAACCATAGTATATTCTTAACAGCAGATACATGGCTGGCTAATACCAAGCAAAGAGTTTGGCAGAAATAAACATCTCCTTACATATTCTACATAATTTCCTTGTAAAAATTTATACATTCAACACTAGTAAACAGAATAAGAAAGTGGTACGATGAATTGACACTTAATTTTAGTGACTTGTGAGGAGTATCTCACGCATATCATGATTGAAATAACacaataaactcattttctatgacaaaattttacaaatgaaaagCCTATAAACAAAAGTAAATATCTACCAAATCTTCATAAGTATTTCTTTTTATACCCATAAGTCTCCAAGCCAACTTTAACATACCTCGACTAATCCTTGTGTCAAGAAACCCCATAGGATTTTAAATCTGTGGTACGGGACCACAATAATTAGAACTCATTTACTCTACGCTCATGTATTTTTTTCAACAGTCTCCATGACCACTAGGTCAACCTATAATCATAGTAGgggacaatttttttttcccaaaaaaaaaacatattggaTGAAAACGAAACAATATCAGAACCAAAAGGAAATTTTTCTTCAAAGAAGATCATGGGTCAAGCTGCATGTCAATCCAACTTCTTTAGTTCAGTTCTCCCCATGAACCTGGTCCTACgtttacacacacacacacacaaaaaaaaaaaacagaatattCCACTGCATATGTAAACTAGTCTACCATCATAAAAATTATATCAACCCATAAAAAAGACtggataaaatttttaaaaaaaatttattggtctaaaaggaattttttttcaataggAAAATCAGGATCCATCCTATTCTATCTACTTTAGTTCTAATTCTTCTCAGTTCTCACTAATCAGGTTCCAAGACTTTACAAACTTTTCGGAGCCAATGATTGAcaagtttataataatatagaCAAATGGAGTAATTAAACTCATTCAAAGGGAGGGCATCCGATGCTTGTTCAACCAGCTTTCAAGCACCAAAGGAAGGGTAtgtttggggttgatttgaggAGGgctaaaaatgatttaaaaagaatgttaaTTGTATTTTGTGTTTGGtaaaacaaattttgattaaaaccattaaaatcacttttacaactcatttttaaaatcagttcCTTGTAGCTTTTAGATTTTTGTAAAATTGGATTCtactttttaataaattttcaattttcaattttatccttcaaaatcaagatttatattatatatctaGTATCTTCCTCACATAACCATCATTTTCCATAGAACacaacaattatttttaaatcatacaatattaattttttttaatagaaaattgaagttttttgccataataattaaccattaat comes from the Benincasa hispida cultivar B227 chromosome 5, ASM972705v1, whole genome shotgun sequence genome and includes:
- the LOC120077944 gene encoding KH domain-containing protein HEN4, which encodes MGSNFPSLPVKRTVAYMTATGMGDTHVGVANGSSKSKRSKQPPPLIIPPGHIAFRMLCHASRIGGVIGKSGFVIKQLQQSTGAKIRVEEAPSESPDRVVTVIGPPALTSRVLLDQNPSNSGASGEEVEASKAQEGLLKVFERILEVAAESEGVGVAAEVGVVSCRLLADVAQIGSVIGKGGKVVEKIRKETGCRIRVLTDKLPACAGPSDEMIEIEGDVLAIKKALLAVSRRLQDCPPSDKMRTVASRPAEAVIHETLPDLHMDHILQRNSILPILPSSSNIFASGIHSLSIDADMLSPVDTNVAQQEVVFKILCANDMIGGVIGKGGSIVRALQNESGATVSVGPSVAGCDERLISITASENIDSRYSPAQKAVVLVFSRSVDVAIEKGQDMSSSKGSTVVARLVVPSNQVGCVLGKGGVIISEIRKVTGTNIRIISSDQVPKCAAENEEVVQISGEFSNVQDALYNVTGRLRDNLFSSVLSNSGTRNGAGTSIYPETSPYGRVRDPASLVRTTPVGTSHGSFMQHSTAQSTDDLGLSHSLDSPSSPGLWASQSLSGVSSRVMSDAGRGLPSHRSGVQLGSGSKTAIVTNTTVEIVVPDDVISLVYGENGTNLTRLRQISGAKVIVHEPDPITSDRLIVISGTPDETQAAQSLLHAFILTGSS